One window of Deinococcus ruber genomic DNA carries:
- a CDS encoding DUF4393 domain-containing protein — translation MSDDKSSGSESPIQSTAQAIAVVAKEVPVYQDLAQPALKELGKGIGGFTAWAMQYLVKLGISAGKNIEIFEKEYGEKISNISSDKVITPDAMIGIPVLQALSYTAHHDEIRQMFVNLLATASNEDTRNSAHPAFVEIIRQLSPRDALLVDAISKRRRWPLVRVDLILQDRSSKPISGHVSAMSSGVYDYLHSSSLENLRRLGLIDIKYDTQLKNHSLYDGVILKIKETYPDINTLDKVLGSGSYLKADSVGYVEGYIDTTAFGLSFISSCL, via the coding sequence ATGAGCGATGACAAATCTTCCGGAAGCGAGTCTCCAATACAGTCCACTGCCCAGGCTATCGCGGTGGTTGCTAAGGAAGTCCCTGTCTACCAGGATCTAGCACAACCAGCGTTGAAAGAGTTAGGTAAAGGCATAGGTGGATTTACAGCCTGGGCGATGCAATATCTTGTCAAGCTTGGAATAAGTGCTGGGAAGAATATTGAAATTTTTGAAAAGGAATACGGCGAGAAGATTAGTAATATATCTAGCGATAAAGTAATTACACCAGACGCCATGATCGGTATTCCTGTGCTTCAAGCCTTAAGCTATACAGCTCATCATGACGAAATAAGACAGATGTTTGTAAACTTATTAGCTACTGCTAGCAACGAAGACACTAGGAATAGCGCTCATCCAGCTTTTGTAGAAATAATAAGACAACTCTCCCCTAGAGATGCATTGCTTGTGGACGCTATTTCTAAGCGTAGGCGGTGGCCTCTAGTTAGAGTAGATTTAATTCTACAAGATCGGAGTTCAAAACCAATATCAGGGCATGTATCTGCCATGTCAAGTGGAGTATATGATTATTTGCATTCCTCATCTTTAGAGAATCTTAGACGATTGGGATTAATTGACATAAAGTATGACACCCAGTTAAAGAATCACTCTTTATATGATGGTGTTATTTTGAAAATCAAAGAAACCTATCCAGATATAAACACACTGGATAAAGTTTTAGGTTCGGGTAGCTACTTAAAAGCTGATTCAGTGGGATACGTTGAAGGATATATCGATACGACTGCCTTCGGCTTGTCATTTATATCTAGCTGTCTATGA
- a CDS encoding helix-turn-helix domain-containing protein, translating to MNDRVREAVKLAMKERDMSQGKLAARLDVERPSVTRLLSGTSGKVPELWQKILDELGLELIAVPKKEN from the coding sequence ATGAATGACCGCGTTCGTGAGGCCGTAAAACTTGCTATGAAAGAGCGCGATATGTCTCAGGGCAAGCTCGCAGCCCGTTTGGATGTTGAGCGCCCGAGCGTGACCCGTCTTCTCTCCGGCACGAGCGGGAAGGTGCCGGAGCTTTGGCAGAAGATCCTCGACGAACTCGGCTTGGAGTTGATCGCCGTGCCGAAGAAGGAAAATTGA